The following are encoded together in the Planococcus antarcticus DSM 14505 genome:
- the rpoE gene encoding DNA-directed RNA polymerase subunit delta, whose amino-acid sequence MKIRELSKEELIEESFVDLTYAMLEETHETKTYAELVAEIEKMMNLSKEDMKDRLVQFYTDLNIDGRFLILGENRWGLREWYPVEQIEEESAPTVKARKKKAKVADDEGFDDLDELSLEDELEFEDFGEDDEDEDDEVVKAPVEVEVLDFDADDDEEDSDVLVEDLDGNIIDEDDDDDDDDEEEDDLK is encoded by the coding sequence ATGAAAATTCGTGAATTATCTAAAGAAGAACTGATAGAAGAGTCGTTTGTTGACTTGACATATGCAATGTTGGAAGAAACGCACGAAACGAAAACATATGCAGAGCTTGTCGCAGAAATCGAAAAAATGATGAACTTATCGAAAGAAGATATGAAGGACCGTTTGGTTCAATTCTATACGGATTTGAATATCGACGGCCGCTTTTTAATCTTAGGCGAAAATCGCTGGGGCCTTCGCGAATGGTATCCAGTTGAACAGATTGAAGAAGAGTCGGCGCCGACTGTTAAAGCGCGCAAGAAGAAAGCCAAAGTGGCTGACGATGAAGGCTTTGACGATCTGGATGAATTGTCATTGGAAGATGAATTGGAATTCGAGGACTTCGGTGAAGACGACGAAGACGAGGACGACGAAGTGGTTAAAGCGCCTGTCGAAGTGGAAGTGCTTGATTTTGACGCAGACGACGACGAAGAAGACAGCGATGTTTTGGTCGAAGATCTAGACGGCAACATCATCGATGAAGATGATGACGACGACGATGACGACGAAGAAGAAGATGACTTGAAGTAA